A genome region from Brassica oleracea var. oleracea cultivar TO1000 chromosome C2, BOL, whole genome shotgun sequence includes the following:
- the LOC106325844 gene encoding probable pectate lyase 6: protein MAFAYLNLGSYVIVFVSLSIAIVAPSVQAHIAVFDDYWTQRQANALRQTMESYEPNPLNVTNHFNYHAALAMETTGADNGPRRELGQVKAGQKTRGGRFRSLNAIDRCWRGDKNWAKNRKKLTDCVLGFGLKTTGGKNGPIYVVTDASDDDLLSPKPGTLRHAVTRDRPLWIIFARTMVIKLQQELMITNDKTIDGRGVSVYITGGAGFTLQFVKNVIIHNIHMKFIKRGFGGLIRDSEEHFGLRTISDGDGINIFGATNIWIDHVSMRNCSDGMIDAIMGSTAITISNSHFTDHKEVMLFGAKNGDEFDKKMQITVAFNHFGKRLNQRMPRVRYGMVHVVNNDYTHWEMYAIGGNMNPTIISQGNRFIAPPKEDCKQVTKREYTPYPEWKSWNWQSERDYFLNGAYFVQSGKSNAWSAAPKNPIPKEFTIRPQPGTKVRSLTKDAGTLDCRPGKSC from the exons ATGGCGTTTGCTTATTTGAACCTTGGGAGCTACGTTATCGTCTTCGTCTCATTGTCTATAGCCATCGTAGCTCCATCGGTTCAAGCTCACATCGCCGTCTTCGATGATTATTGGACCCAGCGTCAAGCCAACGCGTTGAGACAAACAATGGAATCTTATGAACCCAACCCGTTGAACGTCACGAACCACTTTAACTACCATGCAGCATT AGCAATGGAGACGACTGGTGCTGACAACGGACCAAGGAGAGAGCTCGGACAAGTTAAAGCCGGTCAGAAAACACGTGGCGGAAGGTTCAGATCCCTTAACGCGATTGACAGATGCTGGAGAGGAGACAAAAACTGGGCGAAGAACAGGAAGAAGCTAACGGACTGCGTCCTAGGGTTTGGTCTGAAAACAACCGGAGGCAAAAACGGACCCATCTACGTTGTCACAGACGCATCGGACGACGATCTGTTAAGCCCCAAACCAGGAACTCTAAGACACGCCGTGACTCGCGACAGACCACTTTGGATCATATTTGCTAGAACCATGGTCATAAAACTACAACAAGAGTTGATGATAACAAACGATAAAACCATCGACGGTCGAGGAGTGAGTGTTTACATAACCGGAGGTGCAGGATTCACGTTACAGTTCGTGAAGAATGTGATCATACACAATATTCATATGAAGTTTATTAAAAGAGGATTCGGTGGGTTGATTAGAGACTCCGAAGAACATTTTGGGCTTAGAACAATTAGTGATGGTGATGGGATCAATATCTTTGGAGCTACAAACATATGGATCGATCATGTCTCCATGAGAAACTGTTCTGATGGTATGATCGATGCCATCATGGGATCGACCGCCATTACTATCTCCAATTCCCATTTCACCGACCATAAGGAG GTGATGTTGTTTGGGGCTAAAAACGGTGACGAGTTCGACAAGAAAATGCAGATAACGGTTGCGTTTAACCATTTTGGTAAGAGATTGAATCAAAGAATGCCAAGGGTGAGATACGGTATGGTCCATGTAGTGAACAATGACTACACTCACTGGGAAATGTATGCAATTGGTGGAAACATGAACCCTACCATTATAAGTCAAGGCAATCGTTTCATTGCTCCTCCTAAAGAAGATTGCAAGCAG GTTACAAAGAGAGAGTACACACCGTATCCAGAGTGGAAGTCATGGAACTGGCAATCAGAGAGAGATTACTTTTTGAATGGAGCTTACTTTGTGCAATCAGGAAAGTCAAATGCATGGAGCGCTGCACCGAAAAATCCAATCCCTAAAGAGTTTACAATCCGTCCTCAGCCAGGAACAAAGGTAAGAAGTCTCACCAAAGATGCTGGTACGCTTGATTGCAGACCAGGAAAGTCCTGCTGA